The DNA region CTCATCGAAATGTATCGGCCAGAACCACATTTTAAGAGTGAAAATAGAGGGCAGCGATGGCGTTTCTACCACGGTATGGAAAAGGTCGGCCTGTGCTTTGGTAGCATAAGCATTGTAGCCATAAACAGGGGCCGATTCTTCAGATTGTGCATCTGTCCAACGGCGTAAATCGAAATAACGCTGTCCTTCGGCAAACAATTCTACCTGGCGCTCCCGCTTCAATTTAATACGAAATTTGTTCTGGTCTGAATAAACATCGCTGGCGTAATCGGCAACACCCGCACGGATGCGGATAGGCTGGATTCCACGTTTCATTTCCGAAATATCTCTCGATATATTGTGTGTTTTGGTACCGTCCCATGATGGAATGGTATACGAACCGTTCAGCTCGTTTAGTGCTTCGGCATACATCAGCAACACTTCGGCATAGCGAATTGCAGGATCGACTTTCGGTTTCATCCGACTTTGATCGTATGCCGTAACGGCCACATTACTAATGTCGTCTGGATGGATGTACTTTTTTATCCCCACTCCTGTTCGCGGCCAGTACGACGTATTCTTGTACCCATTGGGATCGCCTCTGTAATAAAAGATCTGTACGTTACTTTTTTCATCCCGCACACTTTCGGCATTTAACAGGTTCCACGTTGAGCCGTTATACGATACTGAGGCGTAAAAGCGTGGTTCGCGACGAACGTACTGCTTGTTTACTCCAACGCCTAAAGGACCTAATTCGGGATATTTTGATAACTCTTCTTGTTTTACAAAGCCTGTTGCGCGTGGCAGCGTATTGTACCTGTTTTCGTAACCCTGTCTGCCAGCGTACATGCTGTTCATTCCCGGTATGTCGCTGCCATCGTTCATGCTATAGGCATCAACCTGTTTTTGTGTCATGCCGTGCGAGTTGTATCCTTTACCTTCTAAACGGGGCAATTGGTGCAATACCAAAACATTTATGCCTTCGCCGCCCTGGTTTTGGCCGTGTGTAAAAATGAGCTCTGGATTTTGATACGCAGGAACGGTTCCGTTAAACAGTGCCCGATAGGACTCGAAAGGATCGATATCGCTCCAGCCCGAGGGCCATGCACTGTTAGAAAAGTTGCTATCAAATGGAGGGGTAACTGTTGCCGGATAGGCAGCATCGCCAGTTGTTTTTTTGTAGGCCACATAAAGGCGATATTGCCCAAGGTCCATCACATCTTTTGCGGCGGCTGCAGCCCTTGCCCACCTCGATTCTTCGTACGTTGGCGAAAGTAAGGGCTTGCCGTCTTTGGTAACCATTGCCGCAGCCACTTCTGCCGGAGCTTTTCCGTTGGCCAATGGGCTTGCGGCGTATAGTAATACCCGGGCCCTGAGTGCTAAAGCAGCACCACGCGTGGGCCGTGCAAGCTGTTGTATTCCCTGCTGGGCAGAGAGCCCTTTTGCAGCTTCTACAAGTTCATTCGAAAGATAGGTTGCACATTCTTCATAAGTGTTCCGCGGCTGTGCGATCTCATCATATTCCTTTGTGTAATCAATACCTTCGTCGGGTACAATAGGTATTGGGCCATAGGTGCGCAGCAGTACCCAATAAAAGTAAGCCCTTAAAAACCTCGCCTGCGCTTTCATATCGGCAATTTCCTTTACAGAAAGGGTCTTATTGATATCAATATTGTTTATAAAAATCGAAGCCTGTCTAATTCCCTTGTAAGCTGTGTTCCAAATTTCCTTGCTTTCTCCGTTTAAGCCATTTTCGGTGTATTGGCCATTTTTCCATCGTTTATAACCGTCGCTTTCATCGCCGTAATACATGTCATCGGCAAAGTTAAAGGGTACCGATTTTTTGCTGCTTACGTCTTGCATGTAGTTGCTTCCTAGAAATGAATAAGCCTTTGCCAGCCATCGGTTTGCATAATCGGTATTGGTAAACACCTCTTCGGTGGTTAATCGCTCATCAAAAAGGTAATCCGAATCGAGATATTTTTTACAACCGCCAACAATGAGTATGGTGCTTGCAACAGTTAAGATTGTTAGTATTTTTTTCATGTTCTCTGATGCTTATAAATTAACTGATACGCCTACTGATAATGTTTTGCTAAGCGGATAAACCTTGCCGGTTGAACTTCCGAGTTCGGGATCCCAAAGCTTAAACTTCGAAAATGTGAGCAGGTTGGTACCTATTAAAAAGAAACGAACGTTATTTAAATGGGCCTTGTTAACAAAGGTTTTGGGCAGGGAGTAACCTATATCGAGGGTTTTTAAGCGCAGGTACGAACCATCCCGTAACCAAAAGGTAGATGCCCTGTAATTATTAGCATTGGGGCCGTAAGTTAAGCGTGGGTAATCTGCATTTGGATCTTCGTTAACGCCTAACGTCCAGCGGTTGCTGTCGGCAATATCGGTGAGGATGTTGCCCCAGTTTTGGCCAAGGTTAAACATATACACTGATGAACCGTTGATGAAATAGGTTGACTTGCCTACACCTTGAAAATGGACGTTGATATCGAGGCCTTTCCAGCTTGCTGAAACACCGAACCCGTAAGTAAGGTTGGGCCTGGTTGTGGCGCCAATAGCTACGATATCGTTATCATCGATTTTACCATCGCCATTAATGTCCTTATATTTAATATCGCCGGGCATCACTTCGCCAAAGGTTTGCCTGGGGCTGTTACGGATATCATCATAATCTTTAAACAAGCCTAAATCCATAAGTCCCCTTGCCTGATCTACGCGGTGGCCTTCTTGCAGTTTGTAAGCGTAAATCGTGTTTTCCTCGTCTCGTTCAATAATCTCGCTTTTGCTATAAGTGGCGTTACCGCGAAGAGTTAAATCTACATTGTATATTTTCTGCTTGAAGGTAAAGCTACCATCAATACCGTGCGCCTTTACCTCGCCCACATTGGCCGATGGATTGTTTTCGAGACCGACGAATCCCGGCAGGAAATTACGGCTCATATAAATGCCTTCGCGGCGCTCGTAAAAGTAATCGACAGCACCACTAATCTTATCGTGAAACAATGAATAATCAATGCCCAGATCTTGCTTGGTGGCAACCTCCCAGGTCACATTTGGCGAGGCTACAGAAGTGTATCCTAAACCTCCCCACGGGCGGGATGCCGATTCGTAATCGCCAAACTGATAGCCGCTGGCCCCAATTGGCGT from Pedobacter endophyticus includes:
- a CDS encoding RagB/SusD family nutrient uptake outer membrane protein codes for the protein MKKILTILTVASTILIVGGCKKYLDSDYLFDERLTTEEVFTNTDYANRWLAKAYSFLGSNYMQDVSSKKSVPFNFADDMYYGDESDGYKRWKNGQYTENGLNGESKEIWNTAYKGIRQASIFINNIDINKTLSVKEIADMKAQARFLRAYFYWVLLRTYGPIPIVPDEGIDYTKEYDEIAQPRNTYEECATYLSNELVEAAKGLSAQQGIQQLARPTRGAALALRARVLLYAASPLANGKAPAEVAAAMVTKDGKPLLSPTYEESRWARAAAAAKDVMDLGQYRLYVAYKKTTGDAAYPATVTPPFDSNFSNSAWPSGWSDIDPFESYRALFNGTVPAYQNPELIFTHGQNQGGEGINVLVLHQLPRLEGKGYNSHGMTQKQVDAYSMNDGSDIPGMNSMYAGRQGYENRYNTLPRATGFVKQEELSKYPELGPLGVGVNKQYVRREPRFYASVSYNGSTWNLLNAESVRDEKSNVQIFYYRGDPNGYKNTSYWPRTGVGIKKYIHPDDISNVAVTAYDQSRMKPKVDPAIRYAEVLLMYAEALNELNGSYTIPSWDGTKTHNISRDISEMKRGIQPIRIRAGVADYASDVYSDQNKFRIKLKRERQVELFAEGQRYFDLRRWTDAQSEESAPVYGYNAYATKAQADLFHTVVETPSLPSIFTLKMWFWPIHFDELKRNKYLTQNPGWTNPE